A region from the Pseudomonas sp. P8_229 genome encodes:
- a CDS encoding purine-cytosine permease family protein, whose translation MAVTPDRAGNKPLIERRSIDYIPEAERHGRLFSQFTLWMGANLQITAIVTGALAVVLGGDVFWSLIGLLIGQLLGGGVMALHAAQGPKLGLPQMISSRVQFGVYGAAIPIVLVCLMYLGFTATGTVLSGQALGQLFGVSDTVGILLFASVIVVVTVLGYRVIHWIGRIASVIGVIAFVYLFSRLLSQVDVGALLQIRHFSWSSFLLAVSLAASWQIAFGPYVADYSRYLPSKISSVKTFFAAGAGSVIGAQVAMVLGVFAAASANGQFAGHEVAYIVGLGGTGATAALLYFSIAFGKVTISTLNSYGSFMCIATIISGFRGHLTVSRLQRLVFVLVIVSAATLIALLGQHSFLGAFKSFILFLLAFFTPWSAINLVDYYCITRERYDVPALADPNGRYGRWNLLGISVYVFGVLVQLPFISTKFYTGPLVAALGDVDISWIIGLVMPAVLYYVCAKKWHGSVPDQLILPVEQSSVVQPEKSGAGRAAAQA comes from the coding sequence ATGGCTGTAACTCCCGATCGTGCAGGCAACAAACCGTTGATCGAAAGGCGTTCGATCGACTACATCCCGGAAGCGGAAAGACACGGTCGTCTGTTTAGCCAGTTCACCCTGTGGATGGGTGCGAACCTGCAAATCACCGCGATTGTCACCGGGGCGTTGGCCGTGGTGCTGGGCGGTGATGTGTTCTGGTCGTTGATCGGTCTGTTGATCGGTCAACTGCTGGGCGGTGGCGTGATGGCGCTGCATGCGGCGCAAGGGCCGAAGCTCGGCCTGCCGCAGATGATCTCCAGCCGGGTGCAGTTTGGCGTATATGGTGCGGCGATTCCGATCGTGCTGGTGTGCCTGATGTACCTGGGCTTCACCGCCACCGGCACCGTATTGTCCGGCCAGGCGCTGGGTCAGTTGTTCGGCGTCAGCGACACCGTCGGCATCCTGCTGTTTGCCAGTGTCATTGTGGTGGTCACGGTGCTCGGTTATCGGGTGATCCACTGGATCGGCCGAATCGCCAGTGTGATCGGTGTGATTGCCTTCGTTTATCTGTTCAGCCGTCTGCTGAGCCAGGTTGATGTGGGCGCGCTGTTGCAGATCCGACACTTCAGCTGGAGCAGCTTCCTGCTGGCCGTGTCGCTCGCGGCATCCTGGCAGATCGCGTTCGGCCCGTATGTGGCGGACTATTCGCGCTACCTGCCGAGCAAGATTTCTTCGGTGAAAACCTTCTTTGCCGCTGGCGCAGGTTCGGTTATCGGTGCTCAGGTGGCGATGGTCCTTGGCGTGTTCGCGGCGGCTTCGGCCAACGGTCAGTTCGCCGGGCATGAAGTGGCTTACATCGTAGGGCTGGGCGGCACCGGTGCCACCGCTGCGCTGCTGTACTTCAGCATCGCCTTCGGCAAGGTGACCATCTCGACGCTGAACTCCTACGGCAGCTTCATGTGCATCGCCACCATCATCAGCGGTTTTCGTGGGCACCTGACGGTGTCGCGCCTGCAGCGTCTGGTGTTCGTGCTGGTGATCGTCAGTGCGGCGACCCTGATCGCGTTGCTCGGCCAGCACTCGTTCCTCGGTGCGTTCAAGTCCTTCATCCTGTTCCTGCTGGCGTTCTTCACGCCATGGAGCGCGATCAACCTGGTGGATTACTACTGCATCACCCGCGAGCGCTATGACGTACCGGCGCTGGCCGATCCGAACGGTCGCTATGGCCGCTGGAACCTGCTCGGAATCAGCGTCTATGTGTTCGGTGTGCTGGTGCAGCTGCCGTTCATCTCCACCAAGTTCTACACCGGCCCGCTGGTGGCCGCCCTCGGTGATGTGGACATCTCCTGGATCATCGGTCTGGTGATGCCTGCTGTTCTGTATTACGTGTGCGCGAAAAAATGGCACGGCTCGGTGCCTGATCAACTGATTCTGCCGGTCGAGCAGAGCAGCGTTGTACAACCTGAAAAAAGTGGGGCCGGGCGCGCTGCGGCGCAGGCCTGA
- the hutU gene encoding urocanate hydratase produces MTDNTQKPTKYRDVEIRAARGNKLTAKSWLTEAPLRMLMNNLDPEVAENPKELVVYGGIGRAARNWECYDKIVESLTNLNDDETLLVQSGKPVGVFKTHSNAPRVLIANSNLVPHWASWEHFNELDAKGLAMYGQMTAGSWIYIGSQGIVQGTYETFVEAGRQHYNDNLTGKWVLTAGLGGMGGAQPLAATLAGACSLNIECQQVSIDFRLKSRYVDEQAKDLDDALARIAKYTKEGKAISIALLGNAAEILPELVKRGVRPDMVTDQTSAHDPLNGYLPAGWTWDEYRARAKTEPAAVIKAAKQSMAVHVNAMLAFQKQGIPTFDYGNNIRQMAQEEGVENAFDFPGFVPAYIRPLFCRGIGPFRWAALSGDPQDIYKTDAKVKELIPDDAHLHNWLDMARERISFQGLPARICWVGLGLRAKLGLAFNEMVRSGELSAPIVIGRDHLDSGSVASPNRETESMQDGSDAVSDWPLLNALLNTASGATWVSLHHGGGVGMGFSQHSGMVIVCDGTDEAAERIARVLHNDPATGVMRHADAGYQIAIDCAKEQGLNLPMITGK; encoded by the coding sequence GTGACTGACAATACCCAGAAACCTACGAAGTATCGTGACGTCGAGATCCGCGCTGCACGCGGCAACAAGCTGACCGCCAAGAGCTGGCTGACCGAAGCGCCGCTGCGCATGCTGATGAACAACCTCGACCCGGAAGTCGCCGAGAACCCGAAAGAGTTGGTGGTCTACGGTGGTATCGGTCGCGCCGCGCGTAACTGGGAATGCTACGACAAGATCGTCGAGAGCCTGACCAACCTGAATGACGACGAGACCCTGCTGGTGCAATCCGGCAAGCCGGTCGGCGTGTTCAAGACCCACAGCAACGCCCCGCGCGTACTGATCGCCAACTCCAACCTCGTCCCGCACTGGGCGAGCTGGGAACATTTCAACGAACTCGACGCCAAAGGCCTGGCCATGTACGGCCAGATGACCGCTGGCAGCTGGATCTACATCGGCAGCCAGGGCATCGTTCAGGGCACCTACGAAACCTTCGTCGAAGCCGGTCGCCAACACTACAACGACAACCTCACTGGTAAGTGGGTGCTGACTGCCGGCCTCGGCGGCATGGGCGGTGCTCAGCCACTGGCCGCCACCCTGGCTGGCGCTTGCTCGCTGAACATCGAATGCCAACAGGTGAGCATCGATTTCCGCCTGAAAAGTCGCTACGTCGATGAGCAAGCCAAAGACCTCGACGACGCCCTGGCACGCATCGCCAAATACACGAAAGAAGGCAAGGCAATCTCCATCGCCCTGCTGGGTAACGCCGCAGAAATCCTCCCGGAACTGGTCAAGCGTGGCGTGCGCCCGGACATGGTCACCGACCAGACCAGCGCCCACGACCCACTCAACGGCTACCTGCCAGCCGGCTGGACCTGGGACGAGTACCGCGCCCGCGCCAAGACCGAACCGGCCGCCGTGATCAAAGCCGCCAAGCAGTCGATGGCGGTGCACGTCAACGCCATGCTGGCGTTCCAGAAACAAGGCATTCCGACCTTCGACTACGGCAACAACATCCGTCAGATGGCCCAGGAAGAAGGCGTGGAAAACGCCTTCGACTTCCCGGGCTTCGTACCGGCCTACATCCGGCCACTGTTCTGCCGTGGCATCGGCCCGTTCCGCTGGGCGGCGTTGTCGGGTGACCCGCAAGACATCTACAAGACCGACGCCAAAGTCAAAGAGCTGATCCCGGACGACGCGCACCTGCACAACTGGCTGGACATGGCCCGCGAGCGCATCAGCTTCCAGGGTCTGCCGGCGCGTATCTGCTGGGTCGGTCTGGGCCTGCGCGCCAAGCTCGGTCTGGCGTTCAACGAAATGGTGCGTAGTGGCGAGTTGTCGGCACCGATCGTGATCGGTCGCGACCACCTCGACTCCGGCTCGGTCGCCAGCCCCAACCGTGAAACCGAATCGATGCAGGACGGTTCCGACGCTGTGTCCGACTGGCCACTGCTCAACGCTCTGCTGAACACCGCGAGCGGCGCGACCTGGGTCTCGCTGCACCACGGCGGTGGCGTGGGCATGGGCTTCTCGCAACACTCGGGCATGGTGATTGTCTGCGACGGTACTGACGAAGCGGCCGAGCGCATTGCTCGCGTACTGCACAACGACCCGGCTACCGGCGTCATGCGCCACGCCGATGCCGGTTACCAGATCGCCATCGACTGCGCCAAGGAGCAGGGCCTGAACCTGCCAATGATTACCGGTAAATAA
- a CDS encoding ABC transporter permease yields MFPESFTFSIADWVNGWVDSLVTNYGDVFRHISDTLLWAIVNLEGLLRAAPWWLMLAIVGVVAWHATRKVVTTAVIVGLLFLVGAVGLWDKLMQTLALMMVATIISVLIGIPLGILSARSNRLRSVLMPLLDIMQTMPSFVYLIPVLMLFGLGKVPAIFATVIYAAPPLIRLTDLGIRQVDGEVMEAINAFGANRWQQLFGVQLPLALPSIMAGINQTTMMALSMVVIASMIGARGLGEDVLVGIQTLNVGRGLEAGLAIVILAVVIDRITQAYGRPRHEVSK; encoded by the coding sequence ATGTTTCCCGAAAGCTTTACCTTTTCCATCGCCGACTGGGTCAACGGTTGGGTCGATTCGCTGGTCACCAACTACGGTGATGTGTTCCGCCACATCTCGGACACCCTGCTATGGGCCATCGTCAACCTCGAAGGCCTGCTGCGTGCAGCGCCGTGGTGGTTGATGCTGGCGATCGTCGGTGTAGTCGCCTGGCACGCCACGCGCAAAGTCGTGACCACTGCCGTCATCGTTGGTCTGCTGTTCCTCGTTGGCGCTGTTGGCCTGTGGGACAAACTCATGCAGACCCTGGCGCTGATGATGGTCGCGACGATCATTTCGGTGTTGATCGGCATTCCGCTGGGGATTCTCTCGGCGCGCAGCAATCGCCTGCGTTCGGTGCTGATGCCGCTGCTCGACATCATGCAGACCATGCCCAGCTTCGTGTACCTGATTCCGGTGCTGATGCTGTTCGGCCTGGGCAAGGTCCCGGCGATTTTTGCCACGGTGATCTACGCCGCACCGCCGCTGATCCGCCTGACCGACCTGGGCATTCGTCAGGTTGACGGCGAAGTCATGGAAGCGATCAACGCCTTCGGTGCCAACCGCTGGCAGCAACTGTTCGGCGTGCAACTGCCGCTGGCCCTGCCGAGCATCATGGCCGGGATCAACCAGACCACCATGATGGCCCTGTCGATGGTGGTGATCGCCTCGATGATCGGCGCCCGAGGCCTGGGTGAAGATGTGCTGGTGGGGATTCAGACCCTCAACGTCGGGCGCGGCCTCGAAGCCGGTCTGGCGATCGTGATTCTCGCAGTGGTCATCGACCGCATTACTCAGGCGTACGGTCGGCCACGGCATGAGGTGAGCAAATGA
- the hutH gene encoding histidine ammonia-lyase → MSQAEKIIITGSPLRWQDVVAVARHGAPLELSSETWARIENAQGIVQRIVESGERAYGVNTGLGGLSNVSLKDEQLSQLSRNTLLSHACGVGPVLPDEQTRAIICAAVHNYSHGKSGIHRRVVEGLLALLNRGITPQVPSQGSVGYLTHMAHIGIALLGVGNVSYRGQITSAQQALVEEGLQPVQLGAKDGLCLVNGTPCMTGLSCLAIADATRLVQWADVIGAMSFEAQRGQIAAFDAEIIALKPHPGMQQVGVNLRALLDGSEVIAASKGIRTQDALSIRSIPQVHGAARDQLDHAIKQVEAELNGCTDNPLLLGTPESFRVMSQANPHGQSVAMAADVLAIAMAEIGSIAERRLDRLVNPHVSGLPAFLVANPGVNSGMMIVQYVAASLCAENRQLAQPAVLDNYVTSGLQEDHLSMGTSAALKLHRALENCTQILAIEYLLAAQAFEFLKEQRFGAGTDRAWRLLRETVPAYDQDRWLAPDIAAAASVLKDSNSLHNVLPNLH, encoded by the coding sequence ATGTCCCAGGCTGAAAAAATCATTATCACCGGCAGCCCCCTGCGTTGGCAGGACGTGGTCGCCGTCGCCCGTCACGGCGCACCTCTGGAGTTGTCGAGCGAGACCTGGGCGCGCATCGAAAACGCGCAAGGCATCGTCCAGCGTATCGTCGAAAGCGGCGAGCGTGCCTATGGCGTCAACACCGGTCTGGGTGGCTTGTCCAACGTCTCGCTCAAGGACGAACAGCTCAGCCAGCTGTCGCGCAATACCTTGCTCAGCCACGCCTGCGGTGTCGGCCCGGTGTTGCCCGATGAGCAAACCCGCGCGATCATCTGCGCCGCCGTCCACAACTACAGCCACGGCAAATCCGGCATTCATCGCCGCGTGGTCGAAGGGCTGCTGGCACTGCTCAATCGCGGCATTACCCCGCAGGTTCCGTCGCAAGGTTCGGTGGGTTACCTGACCCACATGGCGCACATCGGCATCGCGCTGCTGGGCGTGGGCAATGTCAGCTATCGCGGGCAAATCACCTCGGCGCAACAGGCGCTGGTCGAAGAGGGCCTGCAACCGGTGCAACTCGGCGCGAAGGACGGCTTGTGCCTGGTCAACGGCACGCCGTGCATGACCGGCCTCAGCTGCCTGGCGATTGCCGATGCGACGCGGCTGGTGCAGTGGGCCGATGTGATCGGCGCCATGAGCTTCGAAGCCCAGCGCGGTCAGATCGCCGCATTCGATGCCGAAATCATCGCGCTCAAGCCGCACCCGGGCATGCAGCAGGTCGGTGTCAATCTGCGCGCGTTGCTCGATGGCAGTGAAGTGATCGCGGCGAGCAAAGGCATTCGCACTCAGGATGCGCTGAGCATTCGTTCGATCCCGCAGGTGCATGGTGCTGCGCGCGATCAACTGGATCACGCGATCAAGCAGGTCGAAGCCGAACTCAACGGCTGCACCGACAACCCGCTGCTGCTGGGTACGCCGGAGAGTTTCCGGGTGATGTCGCAAGCCAACCCGCACGGCCAATCCGTGGCGATGGCAGCGGACGTGCTGGCGATTGCCATGGCCGAAATCGGCTCGATCGCCGAGCGTCGTCTCGATCGTCTGGTGAATCCGCACGTCAGCGGTCTGCCGGCGTTTCTGGTGGCCAACCCGGGGGTGAACTCCGGGATGATGATCGTGCAATACGTCGCCGCCTCACTGTGCGCGGAAAACCGCCAGCTGGCGCAACCGGCGGTGCTCGACAACTACGTCACCTCGGGCCTGCAGGAAGATCACCTGAGCATGGGCACCAGCGCCGCGCTGAAGCTGCACCGTGCCCTGGAAAACTGCACGCAGATCCTCGCCATCGAGTACCTGCTGGCGGCGCAGGCCTTTGAATTCCTCAAGGAGCAGCGCTTTGGCGCAGGCACTGACCGGGCGTGGCGACTGCTGCGCGAAACCGTCCCGGCCTACGATCAGGATCGCTGGCTGGCGCCGGATATCGCCGCCGCCGCGAGTGTTTTGAAAGACTCGAATTCGCTGCACAACGTGTTACCGAATCTGCACTGA
- the hutH gene encoding histidine ammonia-lyase: MTALNLIPGQLSLAQLRDVYQHPVKLTLDNSAAAQIEASVACVEQILAENRTAYGINTGFGLLASTRIASEDLENLQRSLVLSHAAGVGQPISDELVRLIMVLKVNSLSRGFSGIRRVVIDALIALINAEVYPHIPLKGSVGASGDLAPLAHMSLVLLGEGKARYKGEWMEATEALKVAGLTPLTLAAKEGLALLNGTQVSTAFALRGLFEGEDLFAGALALGGLTVEAVLGSRSPFDARIHAARGQKGQIDAAAAYRDLLGERSEVSDSHQNCEKVQDPYSLRCQPQVMGACLTQFRQAADVLVIEANAVSDNPLVFAAEGDVISGGNFHAEPVAMAADNMALAIAEIGSLSERRISLMMDKHMSQLPPFLVANGGVNSGFMIAQVTAAALASENKALAHPHSVDSLPTSANQEDHVSMAPAAGKRLWEMAENTRGILAVEWLAAVQGLDLRNGLKTSTKLEQARAILRKEVPFYEKDRFFAPDINVATELLASRCLTELVPAKLLPSL, translated from the coding sequence ATGACTGCGCTGAACCTGATTCCCGGCCAACTGAGCCTGGCGCAACTGCGTGACGTTTATCAGCACCCGGTCAAGCTGACCCTCGACAACAGCGCTGCCGCACAGATCGAAGCCAGCGTCGCTTGCGTCGAGCAGATCCTCGCCGAGAATCGCACCGCCTACGGCATCAACACCGGTTTCGGCCTGCTGGCCTCGACCCGCATCGCCAGCGAAGACCTGGAAAACCTGCAGCGTTCGTTGGTGCTGTCCCACGCCGCCGGCGTCGGCCAGCCGATCAGTGATGAGCTGGTGCGCCTGATCATGGTGCTCAAGGTCAACAGCCTCAGCCGTGGTTTCTCCGGTATTCGCCGCGTGGTGATCGATGCGCTGATCGCGCTGATCAACGCCGAGGTCTATCCGCACATTCCGCTGAAAGGCTCGGTGGGTGCCTCGGGCGATCTGGCGCCCCTGGCGCACATGTCGCTGGTGCTGCTGGGCGAAGGCAAGGCGCGCTACAAGGGCGAGTGGATGGAAGCCACCGAAGCGCTGAAAGTCGCCGGTCTGACCCCGCTGACTTTGGCGGCTAAAGAAGGTCTGGCGTTGCTCAACGGTACTCAGGTGTCCACCGCGTTTGCCCTGCGTGGCTTGTTTGAAGGTGAAGACCTGTTCGCCGGTGCGCTGGCGCTGGGCGGCCTGACCGTTGAAGCCGTTTTGGGTTCGCGCTCGCCGTTCGACGCGCGCATCCACGCCGCCCGTGGCCAGAAAGGCCAGATCGACGCCGCTGCGGCTTATCGCGATCTGCTCGGCGAGCGCAGCGAAGTCTCCGATTCGCACCAGAACTGCGAAAAGGTCCAGGACCCGTACTCGCTGCGCTGCCAGCCGCAAGTCATGGGCGCCTGCCTGACCCAGTTCCGTCAGGCCGCCGACGTGCTGGTCATCGAAGCCAACGCCGTCTCCGACAACCCGTTGGTGTTCGCTGCTGAAGGCGATGTGATTTCCGGCGGCAACTTCCATGCTGAACCGGTGGCCATGGCCGCTGACAACATGGCCTTGGCCATCGCTGAAATCGGCTCGCTGAGCGAACGCCGCATCTCGCTGATGATGGACAAGCACATGTCGCAACTGCCGCCGTTCCTGGTGGCCAATGGCGGGGTCAACTCCGGCTTCATGATTGCTCAGGTGACCGCCGCAGCACTGGCCAGCGAGAACAAGGCGCTGGCCCATCCGCATTCGGTCGACAGCCTGCCGACCTCGGCCAACCAGGAAGACCACGTGTCGATGGCCCCGGCTGCCGGCAAGCGTCTGTGGGAAATGGCCGAGAACACCCGCGGGATTCTCGCCGTGGAATGGCTGGCGGCGGTGCAGGGCCTGGACCTGCGCAACGGTCTGAAGACTTCGACCAAGCTGGAACAGGCGCGGGCGATTCTGCGCAAGGAAGTGCCGTTCTACGAGAAGGACCGCTTCTTTGCGCCGGACATCAATGTGGCGACCGAGCTGCTGGCTTCGCGGTGTCTGACCGAACTGGTTCCAGCGAAACTTTTGCCTAGTTTGTAA
- a CDS encoding quaternary amine ABC transporter ATP-binding protein: protein MSNATVSKIEVKNVFKIFGNRAKDALAMVGQGKTKDQVLNETGCVVGVNDLSLSIGTGEIFVIMGLSGSGKSTLVRHFNRLIDPTSGAILVDGVDILQYDMDALREFRRHKISMVFQSFGLLPHKTVQENVAYGLKVRGESKQMCAERALHWINTVGLKGYENKYPHQLSGGMRQRVGLARALAADTDIILMDEAFSALDPLIRAEMQDQLLELQKTLHKTIVFITHDLDEAVRIGNRIAILKDGRLIQVGTPREILHSPADEYVDRFVQRRAAVV, encoded by the coding sequence ATGAGCAACGCAACCGTGAGCAAGATCGAAGTCAAAAACGTCTTCAAGATTTTCGGCAACCGCGCCAAGGACGCACTGGCGATGGTTGGCCAGGGCAAGACCAAGGATCAGGTGCTGAACGAAACCGGTTGCGTGGTCGGGGTCAACGACCTGTCGCTGAGCATTGGCACCGGTGAGATCTTCGTGATCATGGGCCTGTCCGGTTCCGGCAAGTCGACCCTTGTGCGTCACTTCAATCGCCTGATCGACCCGACCAGCGGCGCAATCCTGGTCGACGGTGTGGACATCCTGCAATACGACATGGACGCCCTGCGCGAATTTCGCCGGCACAAGATCAGCATGGTGTTCCAGAGCTTCGGCCTGCTGCCGCACAAAACCGTGCAGGAGAACGTCGCCTACGGCCTGAAAGTGCGCGGCGAGAGCAAGCAGATGTGCGCCGAACGTGCGTTGCACTGGATCAACACCGTGGGCCTCAAGGGCTACGAAAACAAATACCCGCATCAGCTTTCCGGTGGCATGCGTCAGCGTGTCGGCCTGGCCCGTGCACTGGCGGCAGACACCGACATCATCCTGATGGACGAAGCGTTCAGTGCACTCGACCCGCTGATCCGCGCCGAGATGCAGGACCAGTTGCTGGAGCTGCAAAAGACTTTGCACAAGACCATCGTATTCATCACTCACGACCTCGACGAGGCGGTGCGTATCGGCAACCGCATTGCGATCCTCAAGGATGGCCGCCTGATTCAGGTCGGTACACCGCGCGAGATCCTGCATTCGCCGGCGGATGAATATGTCGACCGGTTCGTGCAGCGGCGGGCGGCGGTGGTTTGA
- the hutI gene encoding imidazolonepropionase has product MKTLWQHCHVATMAQGVYSIIEDAAIVTSGAYIEWIGPRNQLPSGEYPAVNDLQGAWVTPGLIDCHTHTVFGGNRSGEFEKRLQGVSYAEIAAQGGGIASTVRATREASEDELFASAAKRLKSLMRDGVTTVEMKSGYGLDLASERKILRVIRRLAKELPISVRSTCLAAHALPPEYKDRADAYIDHICAEMLPALAAEGLVDAVDAFCEYLAFSPEQVERVFITAQKLGLPVKLHAEQLSSLHGSSLAARYKALSADHLEFMDEDDAIAMAKSDTVAVLLPGAFYFLRETQLPPMDALRKHKVKIAIASDLNPGTSPALSLRLMLNMACTCFRMTPEEALAGATLHAAQALGMADTHGSLEVGKVADFVAWHIDRPADLAYWLGGDLDKRVVRHGVESSL; this is encoded by the coding sequence ATGAAAACCCTCTGGCAACACTGCCACGTCGCAACCATGGCGCAGGGCGTCTACTCGATCATTGAAGATGCGGCCATCGTGACGTCCGGCGCGTACATCGAGTGGATCGGCCCGCGCAATCAATTGCCCTCCGGCGAATACCCGGCAGTCAACGACCTGCAAGGCGCGTGGGTCACCCCCGGCCTGATCGACTGCCACACCCACACGGTGTTCGGCGGCAACCGCAGCGGCGAATTCGAGAAACGTCTGCAAGGCGTCAGCTACGCCGAGATCGCGGCGCAGGGCGGCGGCATTGCCAGCACCGTGCGCGCCACTCGTGAAGCGAGCGAAGACGAGCTATTCGCCAGCGCCGCCAAGCGTCTGAAAAGCCTGATGCGCGATGGCGTGACCACGGTCGAGATGAAGTCCGGCTACGGTCTCGATCTGGCCAGCGAACGCAAGATCCTGCGGGTCATCCGTCGCCTCGCCAAGGAGCTGCCGATCAGCGTGCGCAGCACCTGTCTGGCGGCCCACGCGTTGCCGCCGGAATACAAGGATCGTGCTGACGCTTACATCGATCACATCTGCGCCGAGATGCTTCCGGCGCTGGCCGCCGAAGGGCTGGTCGATGCCGTGGATGCGTTCTGTGAATACCTGGCGTTCTCGCCGGAGCAGGTCGAGCGGGTGTTCATCACCGCACAGAAACTCGGCCTGCCGGTGAAGCTGCACGCCGAGCAACTGTCTTCGCTGCATGGCTCCAGCCTTGCGGCGCGATACAAGGCGCTGTCCGCCGATCATCTGGAGTTCATGGACGAAGACGACGCCATCGCCATGGCCAAATCCGACACCGTCGCGGTGCTGTTGCCGGGCGCGTTCTACTTCCTGCGCGAAACCCAGTTGCCGCCGATGGACGCCTTGCGCAAACACAAGGTGAAAATCGCCATCGCCAGCGACCTCAACCCCGGCACCTCGCCGGCGCTGTCGTTGCGCCTGATGCTGAACATGGCCTGCACCTGTTTCCGCATGACCCCGGAAGAAGCCTTGGCCGGTGCGACCCTTCATGCCGCGCAAGCGCTGGGCATGGCCGACACCCATGGCTCGCTGGAAGTCGGCAAGGTCGCGGATTTCGTCGCCTGGCACATCGATCGTCCGGCGGATCTGGCCTATTGGCTCGGTGGTGATCTGGACAAACGCGTCGTGCGTCACGGCGTTGAATCAAGTCTGTAG
- a CDS encoding ABC transporter substrate-binding protein, translated as MKSNKTLLTTLLSMGLLASAGATQAAGWCESGKPVKFAGLNWESAMLLTDVLQVVLEKGYDCKTDSLPGNSITMENALSSNDIQVFAEEWVGRSEVWNKAEKAGKVVGIGAPIVGAVEGWYVPRYVIEGDAKRKLEPKAPDLKNIADLGKYAAIFKDAEEPSKGRFYNCPAGWTCELDNSEMLKSYGLENTYTNFRPGTGPALDAAVLSSYKRGEPILFYYWSPTPLMGQIDAVKLEEKPGVDKTVSIKVGLSKTFHEQAPELVAVLEKVNLPIDLLNQNLGRMAKERIESPKLAKIFLKEHPEVWHAWVSDDAARKIDAAL; from the coding sequence ATGAAATCGAACAAGACCCTGCTGACCACACTGCTGTCCATGGGCCTGTTGGCCAGTGCCGGCGCCACCCAGGCGGCCGGTTGGTGCGAGTCCGGCAAACCGGTGAAATTCGCCGGTCTGAACTGGGAAAGCGCCATGCTGCTGACCGACGTGCTGCAAGTGGTGCTGGAGAAAGGTTACGACTGTAAGACCGACAGCCTGCCGGGCAACTCCATCACCATGGAGAACGCCCTGAGCAGCAACGATATTCAAGTGTTCGCCGAAGAATGGGTCGGCCGCAGCGAGGTCTGGAACAAGGCCGAGAAGGCCGGCAAGGTCGTCGGTATCGGCGCGCCGATCGTCGGCGCTGTCGAAGGCTGGTACGTTCCGCGCTACGTGATCGAAGGCGATGCCAAGCGCAAGCTTGAACCGAAAGCCCCGGACCTGAAAAACATTGCCGATCTGGGCAAATACGCAGCCATTTTCAAGGACGCTGAAGAGCCGTCCAAAGGCCGTTTCTACAACTGCCCGGCCGGCTGGACCTGTGAGCTGGACAACAGCGAAATGCTGAAAAGCTACGGCCTGGAAAACACCTACACCAACTTCCGTCCGGGCACCGGCCCGGCGCTGGATGCGGCGGTTCTGTCGAGCTACAAGCGTGGCGAGCCGATCCTGTTCTACTACTGGTCGCCAACCCCACTGATGGGCCAGATCGACGCGGTCAAACTCGAAGAGAAACCGGGCGTCGACAAGACCGTGAGCATCAAGGTCGGCCTTTCCAAGACCTTCCACGAGCAAGCCCCGGAGCTGGTGGCCGTGCTGGAAAAGGTCAACCTGCCGATCGACCTGCTGAACCAGAACCTGGGACGCATGGCGAAGGAACGTATCGAGTCGCCAAAACTGGCGAAAATCTTCCTCAAGGAACATCCTGAAGTCTGGCACGCATGGGTGAGCGACGACGCAGCCAGGAAAATCGACGCGGCCTTGTAG